ACTATAAACTTAATCCAGCTACCATTACTGTTGTTTCTCCTGCGGGCCTTTAATCTTTTGATCTTAATAACCAGACTGTATTGCTACCAGCCCACAGTTTAGCCATAAACTGCTGCCGTAGGATGGTTCTACTTGTGCGCCTCAGTGGAAAGTCAGATTTACCACTGTCACcaccttgtttgtgttttccaggAGCGGCGGTGAACCTCACTCTTGTCACGCCGGAAAAAGCCATCAAGCTGGCTGCCAATGACGTTTTCAGACAGAAGCTATCCAAGGATGGGTAATTTGATTGCTGCTCTTCAGTGATTCACTCGGAGACAGAGAATACTCTTAAACATCGTGTTTCCAGGCATTTGCCCCTGTGGGGGGAAGTGCTGGCAGGGTGTGGGGCTGGGACCTGTCAGGTGGTGGTCACCACTCCCATGGAGATGCTTAAGATCCAGCTGCAGGACGCAGGAAGGCTCGGTGAGTTGGTTAATTGGATTTTTATGCCTTGAGTTtgagtttttttctttatttgtacaCATACCGTTACAGTGTTTCAAAAGGATGCTAAAAGATGTAATCTCCAAATATCTTGAAGAATACTATCCAGGGAGGAAATGACGACTACACGTGTTTTGCTGTCTAACCTGCGACAGTCTGTGTTTGACCACCAGCTGCTCAGAGGCCTGCTCCAactcctgctgctccagctccaccATTAGTGGCACCCGCCCCGGTGCGACCGAGTCCTTCACCTCGGCCCTCAGCCACTCGCATCACCGCAGACCTTCTGAAGACTCGTGGACTGGCGGGTCTCTATAGAGGGGCAGGAGCCACCTTAATGaggtttctcacacacacacacacacactccatgttTTTAACTTCATTGGCCTCTCCTTTCACTCGTCTCCATCATCACTGCTTTAATTAGCTGGTTTCGCATTGCGTAATTCATATGATGAATTTCCTGACTCTTCTTCCAATCAACAACAATCAGTAGATTCCGTCAGTCTGACTGCTATGTAGCTATTGAATAGGACCTTCTATGACTTAATAATGCTTCATGTTTTTCAATTCATCCTATTTCTAACATGTAACCGCTCCATATCATTTCATCTTTCAGGGATGTCCCCTTCTCAATGATCTACTTCCCACTGTTTGCCAACCTAAACGCGCTAGGCCAGGAAGGAGCGGGGAAAGTGCAAGACAAGGCGCCGTTTTGGCAGTCGTTTGTGGCGGGATGCGTTGCCGGCTCGGTGGCAGCTGTGGCTGTAACGCCGCTGGatggtgagtgggggggggatagagaaaaggaaagatgataggagaggaggtggggtaAGGATGGAGAGTTTAGCAGCCACAATAGAAGCAGGTGGAAAATAGACACCCAGTGCCGCAATGTTTCTGTCAGGGTTTGGTcctttaattaaatattcaaaGCAACTCAGTGATTATGGAACAACACAAACCATTGGTGACCAATACAAAACACGATCGCTCAGTTCAGTGAACCAATAAAGATTTGACTGATTCAGCCTCACTTGGTGTCAGTATAAGATAATATTCAGACACATTGTGTGACGTTACTGCTGGTCTTTATTCTACGGCATGTTAGTGATCGGCTGCAAGGCTGTGACTGTCATTGTGTCCTGTGGCCACAGCGGCTGCAGTTTGCTTTAGCCGACGTCAGCTCTGAGTTGTAACGACGCCACATTCTGTGTTTCAAAACCCCGTACAGTCATTAAGACTCGTCTGCAGACCTTGCAAAAAGGCGAGGGTGAGGACTCGTACAGAGGAATCGTTGACTGCACCCGGTACGACTTTCAGTCTGCAATACAACATTTTTGCTTGCCTATAAACGTGATCATGCATCATGTCctgtgatattttctttttgcaggcgcATCATGACGCGGGAGGGCCCAACAGCTTTCCTGAAAGGTGCAGTGTGCCGTGCTTTGGTCATCGCTCCTCTTTTTGGGATTGCACAGGGTGTCTACTTTCTTGGGGTAGGGGAGGCGGTTCTAGGTTTGCTGACATAAAGTTTTATAACTGTGGTGGCTGCTTTGTCATCCCAACCCTCGTTGAATGATGACCGAGTGGATTCAGAGAGAGCGGAAATACCACAACTAAACAAATGGAGATGCTATATTAATATGCTATATTTACTAACATGTGGACTTCCAGGTTCACACTAATCATGCTTCTCTGGGGTTCTGCATGCTGTCAGCAGGGTTCAGTGGGTTAAAATGAGTCCTGTGCATGGGCAACTAATCTGAGGGTGTGCGTCTCCAGTTCTCTGGGTAATATTTTGTGCTCTCTGCAATACGTCCGGGTCTATCACATTCACTTTTCTATAAAGGTTGAGAAAAGTGCTTCTGCATGTTTGAGGCTATTACCTAAAATGCCTACACACCATTTGGTGTGTCGTAAAAAATTACACAgcaaattttttttaaacactaatatttgaaaatgtttgatGGCAAAACCCGAAGCGTGCATTTGGCTTGATGTTAAATGCCAATCAGTTGAATGTTTGATACGTCTCCCTGGAAAAAGGAGCTTGATCTCCTTCTGCCTAACCGGTTATGCATTCCTCAAGTTCAAACTGTGAGGTCAAGCTGTAATCTTAGATTCCTTTGCTGGACAAGGAGGTGCCACCTGGCAGAGAAACTAAAGTCATTTGCTAATCTGATGGTAATGCTTTAATCCCTACTAGTGTACGATATAACACACATGCCTCACTTCCTGCTTAATGGCCACAGGTTAGACTACTGGGTCACCGTCTCGTAGTCCTGACATCTTTCTAGTGTCTTAAATCATTTGTGGAAAGCCTAAGGCCTTGTTTACTTCTTAATTACACCTCCATTCCCCTCCCAAATAAGAGGTTGCTTCAACTGACGTGTCAACAATATTTACATAAAATGCAGTTAAAGCCTTGAATAAAGCATTG
The sequence above is drawn from the Brachionichthys hirsutus isolate HB-005 unplaced genomic scaffold, CSIRO-AGI_Bhir_v1 contig_1409, whole genome shotgun sequence genome and encodes:
- the LOC137913889 gene encoding mitochondrial glutamate carrier 1-like, with product MEEERALSQETRRMAEKEVHLPAKLINGGVAGLVGVTCVFPIDLAKTRLQNQQGILAYKGMLDCLTKTIRSEGYFGCYRGAAVNLTLVTPEKAIKLAANDVFRQKLSKDGHLPLWGEVLAGCGAGTCQVVVTTPMEMLKIQLQDAGRLAAQRPAPTPAAPAPPLVAPAPVRPSPSPRPSATRITADLLKTRGLAGLYRGAGATLMRDVPFSMIYFPLFANLNALGQEGAGKVQDKAPFWQSFVAGCVAGSVAAVAVTPLDVIKTRLQTLQKGEGEDSYRGIVDCTRRIMTREGPTAFLKGAVCRALVIAPLFGIAQGVYFLGVGEAVLGLLT